In Halovulum dunhuangense, one genomic interval encodes:
- a CDS encoding AbrB family transcriptional regulator, with the protein MKPPAPPHAGWRFLFALCLSALGGAVFAWAAMPLPWLLGAMTATMLAALLRLPVHAPAAIRPYVVTVIGVMLGSGFTPALLGHLGSWALSLLFVGLYLIVSGLIVVPYYRILGGQDRATAYFSGMPGGLSEMMIIGRDMGGDDRKIVLAHTARIFLCVCLVAFWFRVFGGLEAQGAGGRLGIAFAQIPPHELVLLALAGVAGFVLGRRLRIPAPTMIGPMLVSAALHMGGLVVSPPPSELVIAAQVILGTIVGVRFLGAAPGEVLRALALGLGATLIMIGVSLGFALGLERLIGQGFVQILLGFAPGGFTEMSLIALALQADVAYVATHHMVRIILVILLAPLIFALWRGKTPEV; encoded by the coding sequence GTGAAGCCGCCAGCCCCGCCCCATGCGGGCTGGCGGTTTCTTTTCGCGCTATGCCTGTCGGCGCTTGGCGGTGCGGTGTTCGCATGGGCCGCGATGCCGCTGCCCTGGCTGCTGGGGGCGATGACCGCGACGATGCTGGCCGCGCTGTTGCGGCTGCCGGTTCATGCGCCCGCGGCGATCCGGCCCTATGTGGTGACGGTGATCGGGGTCATGCTGGGATCTGGCTTCACGCCCGCGCTGCTGGGCCACCTGGGAAGCTGGGCGCTGTCGCTTCTGTTCGTGGGCCTTTACCTGATCGTCAGCGGGCTGATCGTGGTGCCCTATTACCGCATCCTAGGCGGGCAGGACCGGGCCACGGCCTATTTCTCGGGCATGCCCGGGGGCCTGAGCGAGATGATGATCATCGGCCGCGACATGGGCGGGGACGACCGCAAGATCGTGCTGGCGCATACCGCGCGGATCTTTCTCTGCGTCTGCCTCGTGGCGTTCTGGTTCCGCGTGTTCGGCGGGCTGGAGGCGCAGGGCGCGGGCGGGCGGCTGGGCATCGCGTTCGCGCAGATCCCGCCGCATGAGCTGGTGCTGCTGGCGCTGGCGGGCGTCGCGGGCTTCGTGCTGGGGCGGCGCCTGCGGATCCCGGCGCCCACCATGATCGGCCCGATGCTGGTCAGCGCCGCGCTGCACATGGGCGGGCTGGTCGTGAGCCCGCCGCCCAGCGAGCTGGTGATCGCGGCGCAGGTGATCCTGGGCACCATCGTCGGGGTGCGCTTTCTGGGGGCTGCACCCGGCGAGGTGCTGCGCGCGCTTGCGCTGGGGCTGGGGGCCACGCTTATCATGATCGGCGTCTCTCTCGGGTTCGCGCTGGGGCTGGAGCGGTTGATCGGGCAGGGCTTCGTGCAGATCCTGCTGGGCTTCGCGCCGGGCGGGTTCACGGAAATGAGCCTGATCGCCCTCGCCCTGCAGGCGGATGTCGCCTATGTCGCCACCCACCACATGGTGCGGATCATCCTCGTGATCCTGTTGGCGCCGCTGATCTTCGCGCTATGGCGTGGCAAAACTCCCGAAGTGTGA
- a CDS encoding UbiD family decarboxylase, producing the protein MSAQSPAPQDQHAPADLQEHIARLEARGLLTRIERRIDKDSELHPLARWQFQGGLGDAERRAFLFTDVTDAQGRDYDIPVIVGALAGSPEIYATGLGVDVADIGDVWVRAMQNPIPPVHVDDAPCHEVVMTGEDLTRPGGGLACLPVPISTPGFDAAPYLTATLVVTRDPENGVQNMGTYRGQLKAQDRLGVRMASRLGGAGGYQHWLKYKERGEPMPVAIVIGCAPAILFTGPQKLAIDVDEMDVAGGLMGKPVRATKCRTQDLVVPADSEIVIEGLIATDYLEPEGPFGESHGHVALEDFNMSMQVTAITMRRKPVFVSIVSQVTPSESSVLKKVAYEPLYLQHLKKVLNVKGIRRVVMHEPLTNIRKVIFLQFDRSAPQTEVWRGLHGAATLQAQCGKVVIAVSEDIEPNNADAIFWSIAYRSNITTDVVTVPYRSGGHGPKSKGSVADGTLLIDATLKAPMPPLALPAEPFMRRAREIWEELGLPRLSPQAPWHGYELGDWDARWTDFAEKAVAGLWEENGRNTFGRRQGGMKPETPVRDIEK; encoded by the coding sequence ATGTCAGCGCAGTCCCCCGCGCCACAGGATCAGCATGCCCCGGCCGATCTTCAGGAACATATCGCCCGGCTGGAGGCGCGCGGCCTTCTGACCCGGATCGAGCGCCGGATCGACAAGGACAGCGAGTTGCATCCGCTGGCCCGCTGGCAGTTCCAGGGCGGGCTGGGCGACGCCGAGCGCCGCGCCTTCCTGTTCACCGACGTGACCGACGCGCAGGGGCGCGACTACGACATTCCGGTGATCGTCGGCGCACTGGCCGGATCGCCCGAGATCTATGCCACGGGGCTTGGCGTCGATGTCGCGGATATCGGCGATGTCTGGGTGCGCGCGATGCAGAACCCCATCCCGCCGGTGCATGTGGACGACGCCCCCTGCCACGAGGTGGTGATGACCGGCGAGGATCTGACCCGGCCCGGCGGCGGGCTGGCCTGCCTGCCGGTGCCGATATCGACCCCCGGGTTCGACGCCGCCCCCTACCTGACCGCGACGCTGGTGGTGACCCGCGATCCCGAGAACGGGGTGCAGAACATGGGCACCTATCGCGGGCAGCTGAAGGCGCAGGACCGGCTGGGCGTGCGCATGGCCAGCCGGCTGGGCGGTGCGGGGGGCTATCAGCACTGGCTGAAATACAAGGAACGCGGCGAGCCGATGCCGGTCGCCATCGTGATCGGCTGCGCGCCCGCGATCCTGTTCACCGGGCCGCAGAAGCTGGCCATCGACGTGGACGAGATGGACGTGGCGGGCGGCCTGATGGGCAAGCCGGTGCGCGCGACGAAGTGCCGGACGCAGGACCTGGTGGTGCCGGCCGACAGCGAGATCGTGATCGAGGGGCTGATCGCGACCGACTACCTGGAGCCCGAGGGCCCCTTCGGCGAAAGCCACGGGCATGTCGCGCTCGAGGATTTCAACATGTCGATGCAGGTGACGGCGATCACCATGCGCCGCAAGCCGGTCTTCGTCTCGATCGTCAGCCAGGTGACGCCCAGCGAATCCTCGGTGCTGAAGAAGGTGGCCTACGAGCCGCTCTACCTTCAGCACCTGAAGAAGGTGCTGAACGTGAAGGGCATCAGGCGGGTCGTGATGCACGAGCCGCTGACCAACATCCGCAAGGTGATCTTTCTCCAGTTCGACCGCAGCGCGCCGCAGACCGAGGTCTGGCGCGGGCTGCATGGCGCGGCGACGTTGCAGGCGCAGTGCGGCAAGGTGGTGATCGCCGTGTCCGAGGATATCGAGCCCAACAATGCCGACGCAATCTTCTGGTCGATCGCCTACCGATCCAACATCACCACGGACGTGGTGACGGTGCCCTACCGCTCGGGCGGGCACGGGCCAAAGTCGAAGGGAAGCGTTGCCGATGGCACGCTGCTGATCGACGCGACGCTCAAGGCCCCTATGCCCCCCTTGGCGCTGCCGGCAGAGCCCTTCATGCGCCGCGCCAGGGAAATCTGGGAAGAGCTGGGCCTGCCGCGCCTGTCGCCGCAGGCGCCATGGCATGGCTACGAGCTGGGCGACTGGGACGCCCGCTGGACCGACTTCGCCGAAAAGGCGGTGGCCGGCCTGTGGGAGGAGAACGGCCGCAACACCTTTGGCCGGCGGCAGGGCGGGATGAAGCCCGAGACGCCCGTGCGCGACATCGAGAAATGA
- a CDS encoding Bug family tripartite tricarboxylate transporter substrate binding protein — translation MPIGTPFRLTAMATAFAASVTLGAAPAEAQSIEEKYAGETLTILIGHPPGGSYDLYAQLAAAFLGEHVPGNPNVIVQHMPGGGGRQASAHFINNTEPDGMTVAILPDTLPHIQLLEPERAQWDSSKFRYIGRFANANAAFLVRKDAPATTIEQMRETEIIVGCTGRGARSGQQPTAMRNLAGLKFRVICGYQGSAATELATQRGEVDMVTENWAAVAAKPEQVESGEMIVVLQAGLERDPDLPDVPLLFEVVDDPKAKEVLRFISAGAPIGRSMMIHPDTDEETIAALREAFDAMASDPDFLAEAERRQAIIDPMGGAEVEAIMAELMKTPAEIIEAAQVAMDASAAEEVAQ, via the coding sequence ATGCCCATCGGAACGCCTTTCAGACTGACGGCGATGGCGACCGCCTTCGCGGCAAGCGTCACCCTTGGCGCCGCGCCCGCAGAGGCGCAGTCGATCGAGGAGAAATACGCAGGCGAGACGCTGACGATCCTGATCGGCCACCCGCCGGGGGGCTCCTACGACCTTTATGCGCAGCTTGCGGCGGCCTTCCTGGGCGAGCATGTCCCGGGCAATCCGAACGTGATCGTCCAGCACATGCCGGGCGGCGGCGGGCGGCAGGCCTCGGCGCATTTCATCAACAACACCGAGCCTGACGGCATGACGGTCGCGATCCTGCCCGACACGCTGCCCCATATCCAGCTGCTGGAGCCGGAGCGCGCGCAGTGGGACAGCTCGAAGTTCCGCTATATCGGCCGCTTCGCCAACGCGAACGCCGCTTTCCTCGTGCGCAAGGACGCGCCGGCGACCACCATCGAGCAGATGCGCGAGACCGAGATCATCGTCGGCTGCACGGGACGCGGCGCCCGCTCGGGGCAGCAGCCCACTGCGATGCGCAACCTGGCCGGGCTGAAGTTCCGGGTGATCTGCGGCTACCAGGGCTCGGCCGCGACCGAGCTTGCCACCCAGCGTGGCGAGGTGGACATGGTGACCGAGAACTGGGCCGCGGTCGCCGCCAAGCCCGAGCAGGTCGAATCGGGCGAGATGATCGTGGTGCTCCAGGCCGGGCTCGAGCGTGACCCGGACCTGCCGGACGTGCCGCTGCTCTTCGAGGTGGTGGACGACCCCAAGGCCAAGGAGGTGCTGCGCTTCATCTCGGCGGGCGCGCCGATCGGGCGCTCGATGATGATCCATCCCGACACCGACGAGGAAACCATCGCGGCGCTGCGCGAGGCGTTCGACGCGATGGCCTCGGATCCCGACTTCCTGGCCGAGGCCGAGCGGCGGCAGGCGATCATCGACCCGATGGGCGGCGCCGAGGTCGAGGCGATCATGGCCGAGCTGATGAAGACACCCGCCGAAATCATCGAGGCCGCGCAGGTCGCGATGGACGCATCCGCCGCCGAAGAAGTGGCACAGTAA
- a CDS encoding tripartite tricarboxylate transporter permease: MLEAAVDALVIIADPSRILFVVLGTVLGLIIGVIPGIGGLVGMSLLLPFTFAMDPYTALAFLVGVQSVVATGDTPPAILFGVPGTAGSAATVLDGHQMAKKGQAGRALGASYAANVIGGLFGAVVLAISIPILRPFMMSVGTPEMLAICLLGLALVVTLSRGAMLKGLLAAALGLLLSTVGDEPQTGELRWTFGSFYLWDGLSLVAVALGLFAVPELIDLGANKKPISRDNNKPDPWQQLEGVRDVFRNWWLVIRCSAIGTLLGSIPGVGANIIDWVAYGYAANSIKDSHKTFGKGDVRGVIASEASNNAKEGGALVPTLAFGVPGSASMAILLGAFLIHGIAPGPEMLDSKLDVTFTLIWTVALANILGAGLCIMSSGVFAKLALVRASIIVPLILSIMVVGAYQSSKAYGDLVVLVAFGVLGWVMKRLDWPRPPLILAFVLGGLVENYLFISQLRYGVEWMLMPVPFVLLCIMAFMLFRQPIMAGWRRVRGTTAPVRHGETADTARPDRGMAFFCDIALLAAVAGLLFYALVSSSGWDLPARLFPNVIAYAGLAAVAIMAAGWFIRGNSGVKSTGHEPLRAVLKQGAWLLAAIVGVRLVGMLPAIILFSAAYMLIEGREKPKTALLILIPYAAALYLLFHSTLHIPWPQSLLGDLVPGLRSLSGRLL; encoded by the coding sequence GTGCTAGAAGCCGCCGTCGACGCACTGGTGATCATCGCCGATCCGTCACGCATCCTTTTCGTGGTCCTGGGGACCGTGCTCGGCCTGATCATCGGGGTGATCCCCGGCATCGGCGGCCTGGTCGGCATGTCGCTTCTCCTGCCCTTCACCTTCGCGATGGACCCCTATACCGCGCTCGCCTTCCTCGTGGGCGTGCAGTCGGTTGTGGCCACCGGCGACACGCCGCCCGCTATCCTCTTCGGCGTGCCGGGCACGGCAGGCTCGGCCGCGACCGTGCTTGACGGCCACCAGATGGCCAAGAAGGGCCAGGCGGGGCGCGCGCTCGGCGCGTCCTACGCCGCGAACGTGATCGGCGGCCTGTTCGGCGCGGTGGTGCTGGCCATCTCCATCCCGATCCTGCGCCCCTTCATGATGTCGGTCGGCACGCCCGAGATGCTGGCGATCTGCCTTCTGGGCCTTGCACTCGTGGTCACGCTCAGCCGCGGCGCCATGCTCAAGGGCCTGCTCGCCGCGGCCCTGGGCCTGCTGCTTTCCACCGTCGGCGACGAGCCGCAGACGGGCGAGTTGCGCTGGACCTTCGGCAGCTTCTATCTCTGGGACGGGCTGTCGCTGGTAGCGGTCGCGCTGGGCCTTTTCGCGGTGCCCGAACTGATCGACCTGGGCGCCAACAAGAAGCCCATCTCGCGCGACAACAACAAGCCCGACCCCTGGCAGCAGCTCGAGGGGGTGCGTGACGTGTTCCGCAACTGGTGGCTCGTCATCCGCTGTTCGGCCATCGGCACGCTGCTGGGGTCGATCCCCGGCGTCGGCGCGAACATCATCGACTGGGTGGCCTACGGCTACGCCGCCAACTCAATCAAGGATTCGCACAAGACCTTCGGCAAGGGCGATGTCCGCGGGGTCATCGCCTCCGAGGCATCGAACAACGCCAAGGAGGGTGGCGCGCTCGTCCCCACCCTCGCCTTCGGCGTGCCCGGCTCGGCCTCCATGGCGATCCTGCTGGGCGCCTTCCTGATCCACGGCATCGCGCCCGGGCCCGAGATGCTCGATTCCAAGCTCGACGTGACCTTCACCCTGATCTGGACCGTGGCGCTGGCGAACATCCTGGGCGCCGGGCTCTGCATCATGTCCTCGGGCGTGTTCGCGAAACTGGCGCTGGTGCGCGCCTCGATCATCGTGCCGCTGATCCTGTCGATCATGGTCGTCGGCGCCTACCAGAGTTCCAAGGCCTATGGCGATCTTGTCGTGCTGGTCGCCTTCGGCGTGCTGGGCTGGGTCATGAAGCGGCTCGACTGGCCGCGCCCGCCGCTGATCCTGGCCTTCGTGCTGGGCGGCCTTGTCGAGAATTACCTCTTCATATCCCAGCTGCGCTACGGCGTGGAATGGATGCTGATGCCGGTGCCCTTCGTGCTGCTGTGCATCATGGCCTTCATGCTGTTCCGCCAGCCGATCATGGCGGGCTGGCGGCGCGTGCGCGGCACCACCGCGCCCGTCCGCCACGGAGAGACAGCCGACACCGCCCGGCCCGACCGCGGCATGGCCTTCTTCTGCGACATCGCCCTTCTTGCCGCTGTCGCGGGGCTTCTCTTCTACGCGCTCGTCTCTTCTTCCGGCTGGGACCTGCCGGCGCGGCTGTTTCCCAACGTGATCGCCTATGCCGGGCTTGCCGCCGTGGCGATCATGGCCGCGGGCTGGTTCATCCGCGGGAATTCGGGGGTGAAATCCACCGGGCACGAGCCGCTTCGCGCGGTGCTCAAGCAGGGCGCCTGGCTGCTCGCCGCCATCGTCGGCGTGCGCCTGGTCGGGATGCTTCCCGCGATCATCCTCTTTTCGGCCGCCTACATGCTGATCGAGGGCCGCGAGAAGCCGAAGACCGCGCTCCTGATCCTCATTCCCTATGCCGCCGCCCTCTACCTGCTGTTCCACAGCACGCTGCATATCCCGTGGCCGCAATCGCTTCTGGGCGACCTGGTCCCCGGGCTGAGAAGCCTGTCGGGCCGCCTGCTCTGA
- a CDS encoding thiamine pyrophosphate-binding protein, with amino-acid sequence MDTAPMPDEETGSETLYGSDVIADALREQDFPYIALNPGASYRGLHDSLVNHLGNRTPEIITCMHEEHAIGIAQGYAKVTDKALAVAVHSNVGLMHASMGIFNAWCDRIPMLIIGATGPVDAARRRPWIEWIHTTTDQGGMVRGYTKWDDQPGSPEAAVESIRRGVQLANSRPSGPVYVNLDVSVQEMELSEPPKLDPLSLFQTPADPEPPAAALDQAVEILKSAKRPFIFCGRADRSEAGWADRVRLAEMLGARTTAHMKLPAAFPTTHPCFVGETGWRLKGKVLDAIRNADAIVMLDWLDAGNTIKLAFPAGTPRPPIIHVSNDFLIHRGWNMDYGGLPAVDVNIPTVPETAVRRLIERLEPLRPAAAPMPLKKWDIPAPADKGEIGLMDLARAFCRASEGRDLTITSRPLGWPTNANVIEHPLGFLGHTGGGGLGAGTSIAVGVALGLREIGSDRTTVAILGDGDYTMGLTAIWNAATLKLPVLFLIANNHSYYNDEDHQIKVAIKRRRAPENAPIGQRMQGPEPDLAGLARSLGLEAADPVFDLADLPTALEKAFERVAAGAAYVLDVRVRPEYIGAAMHDLD; translated from the coding sequence ATGGACACCGCCCCGATGCCCGACGAAGAGACAGGGTCCGAAACGCTCTATGGCAGCGACGTCATCGCCGACGCCCTGCGCGAGCAGGATTTCCCCTATATCGCGCTCAATCCCGGCGCCAGCTACCGCGGGCTGCACGATTCGCTGGTGAACCATCTCGGCAACCGGACGCCCGAGATCATCACCTGCATGCACGAGGAACACGCCATCGGCATCGCCCAGGGCTACGCCAAGGTCACGGACAAGGCGCTGGCCGTCGCGGTGCACAGCAATGTGGGCCTGATGCACGCCTCCATGGGCATCTTCAACGCCTGGTGCGACCGCATCCCCATGCTCATCATCGGGGCGACCGGCCCGGTGGACGCGGCCAGGCGCAGGCCCTGGATCGAATGGATCCACACCACCACCGACCAGGGCGGCATGGTGCGCGGCTACACCAAGTGGGACGACCAGCCCGGCTCGCCCGAGGCGGCGGTGGAATCGATCCGCCGCGGCGTGCAACTCGCCAATTCCCGGCCCTCCGGCCCGGTCTATGTGAACCTCGACGTGTCGGTGCAGGAGATGGAGCTTTCAGAGCCGCCGAAGCTCGACCCGCTGTCGCTGTTCCAGACGCCCGCCGACCCCGAGCCGCCCGCGGCCGCGCTCGACCAGGCGGTGGAGATCCTGAAATCCGCGAAACGCCCCTTCATCTTCTGCGGCCGCGCCGACCGCAGCGAAGCCGGCTGGGCCGACCGCGTCCGCCTGGCCGAGATGCTGGGCGCGCGCACCACCGCCCACATGAAGCTGCCGGCGGCCTTTCCGACCACCCATCCCTGTTTCGTGGGCGAAACCGGCTGGCGGCTGAAGGGCAAGGTGCTCGACGCGATCCGCAACGCCGACGCCATCGTGATGCTCGACTGGCTCGATGCCGGGAACACGATCAAGCTGGCCTTTCCCGCCGGCACGCCGCGCCCGCCGATCATCCACGTCTCGAACGACTTCCTGATCCATCGCGGGTGGAACATGGATTACGGCGGGCTTCCCGCGGTGGACGTGAACATCCCCACCGTGCCCGAGACCGCCGTGCGCCGCCTGATCGAACGGCTGGAGCCGCTGCGCCCCGCCGCGGCCCCCATGCCGCTGAAGAAATGGGACATCCCCGCCCCGGCGGACAAGGGCGAGATCGGGCTGATGGACCTTGCCCGCGCCTTCTGCCGCGCAAGCGAGGGGCGTGACCTGACCATCACAAGCCGCCCGCTGGGCTGGCCCACCAATGCCAACGTGATCGAGCATCCGCTGGGCTTTCTCGGCCATACCGGGGGCGGCGGGCTTGGCGCCGGAACCTCGATCGCGGTGGGTGTCGCGCTCGGCCTGCGCGAGATCGGCTCGGACCGCACCACCGTCGCGATCCTGGGCGACGGCGACTACACGATGGGGCTGACCGCGATCTGGAACGCCGCCACGCTGAAGCTGCCGGTGCTGTTCCTGATCGCCAACAACCACTCCTACTACAACGACGAGGATCACCAGATCAAAGTCGCGATCAAGCGCCGCCGCGCGCCCGAGAACGCGCCGATCGGCCAGCGGATGCAGGGGCCCGAGCCGGATCTCGCGGGGCTTGCCCGCAGCCTCGGGCTGGAGGCGGCCGATCCGGTGTTCGACCTCGCCGATCTGCCGACGGCGCTGGAAAAGGCGTTCGAGCGGGTCGCGGCGGGGGCCGCCTATGTGCTCGATGTGCGCGTGCGCCCCGAATACATCGGCGCCGCGATGCACGATCTGGACTGA
- a CDS encoding alpha/beta fold hydrolase — MTHHATATAADGAAIHYRILGAPDAPRRFALVHSLAMTGDFWAEVAASLPADCAVLAPDCRGHGASDKPAGPYTVEQFAGDLAAVLDHAGWDRAVIGGASMGGCVALAFAAGHRDRVQGLGLFDTTAWYGETAPADWEGRGQKGATEGLASLIPFQQTRWFGDAWREDNPEKVQAAIDVFLANDPAAYLETCRMLGRCDQRAHLAGFDMKVRIAVGSEDYATPVAMAEALRDAIPGATLTVLDGKRHLTPLEVPERIAALLLELHG; from the coding sequence ATGACACACCACGCCACCGCGACAGCCGCCGACGGCGCCGCGATCCACTACCGCATCTTGGGCGCCCCCGACGCGCCCCGCCGCTTCGCGCTTGTCCACTCGCTGGCGATGACCGGGGATTTCTGGGCCGAAGTCGCGGCCAGCCTTCCGGCCGATTGCGCCGTGCTCGCGCCCGACTGCCGGGGCCACGGCGCCTCGGACAAGCCCGCCGGCCCCTACACGGTGGAACAGTTCGCAGGCGATCTGGCCGCCGTGCTGGACCATGCCGGCTGGGACCGCGCGGTGATCGGCGGCGCGTCCATGGGCGGCTGCGTGGCGCTGGCCTTCGCCGCGGGGCACCGCGACCGCGTGCAGGGGCTTGGCCTGTTCGACACCACCGCCTGGTATGGCGAGACCGCCCCCGCCGACTGGGAAGGACGCGGCCAGAAGGGCGCGACCGAGGGGCTTGCATCGCTCATCCCCTTCCAGCAGACGCGCTGGTTCGGCGATGCCTGGCGCGAGGATAACCCCGAAAAGGTGCAGGCCGCGATCGACGTCTTTCTTGCAAACGACCCCGCCGCCTATCTCGAGACGTGCCGCATGCTCGGCCGCTGCGACCAGCGCGCCCATCTGGCCGGCTTCGACATGAAGGTGCGGATTGCCGTGGGTTCCGAAGACTACGCCACCCCCGTCGCCATGGCCGAGGCCCTGCGCGACGCGATCCCCGGCGCCACGCTGACCGTGCTTGACGGCAAGCGCCACCTCACGCCGCTGGAAGTGCCCGAGCGGATCGCGGCGCTGCTTCTGGAACTGCACGGCTAG
- the purM gene encoding phosphoribosylformylglycinamidine cyclo-ligase, with protein MAKLTYAQAGVDIDAGNALVERIKPAAAATRRSGVMEGLGGFGALFDLKAAGYDDPVLVAATDGVGTKLRLAIDCANVSTVGIDLVAMCVNDLVCQGAEPLFFLDYFATGKLAVNEAAAVIEGIAAGCAQAGCALIGGETAEMPGMYAAGDFDLAGFAVGAVNRGKSLPAGVAAGDVLLGLASDGVHSNGYSLVRRTVEASGLSLDAPAPFADGPLGNALLTPTRIYVAPVLAAIRAGGVHALAHITGGGLTENLPRVLPEGLGAEIDLGAWDLPPVFRWLLETAELDEAEALKTYNCGIGMIAAVAPDRAEVLASLLREAGETVHVIGHVVPGKGVSYRGRLA; from the coding sequence ATGGCCAAGCTGACCTATGCGCAGGCGGGTGTGGATATCGATGCGGGCAACGCGCTGGTGGAGCGGATCAAGCCCGCAGCGGCCGCCACGCGCCGGTCCGGCGTGATGGAGGGGTTGGGCGGCTTCGGCGCGCTCTTCGATCTCAAGGCGGCGGGCTACGACGACCCCGTGCTGGTCGCGGCGACAGACGGCGTGGGCACCAAGCTTCGGCTGGCGATCGATTGCGCCAACGTCTCGACCGTGGGCATCGACCTGGTCGCGATGTGCGTCAACGACCTTGTGTGCCAGGGCGCCGAGCCGCTGTTCTTCCTTGACTATTTCGCCACCGGCAAGCTGGCCGTGAACGAGGCGGCCGCCGTAATCGAGGGCATTGCCGCCGGCTGTGCCCAGGCGGGCTGCGCCCTGATCGGGGGCGAGACCGCGGAAATGCCGGGCATGTATGCCGCGGGCGATTTCGACCTGGCGGGCTTTGCCGTGGGCGCGGTGAACCGGGGCAAGAGCCTGCCCGCGGGTGTGGCCGCGGGCGACGTGCTGCTGGGCCTCGCCTCGGACGGGGTGCATTCGAACGGCTATTCGCTGGTGCGCCGCACGGTCGAGGCAAGCGGGCTTTCGCTGGACGCCCCTGCCCCCTTCGCCGACGGCCCGCTGGGCAATGCGCTTCTGACCCCGACCCGGATCTATGTCGCGCCGGTCCTTGCCGCCATCCGCGCGGGCGGCGTGCATGCGCTGGCCCATATCACCGGCGGCGGCCTGACCGAGAACCTGCCCCGCGTGCTGCCCGAGGGGCTGGGCGCCGAGATCGACCTTGGCGCATGGGATCTGCCCCCGGTGTTCCGCTGGCTGCTGGAAACGGCCGAACTGGACGAGGCCGAGGCGCTCAAGACCTATAACTGCGGCATCGGCATGATCGCCGCCGTCGCCCCCGACCGGGCCGAGGTGCTGGCATCCCTTCTGCGCGAGGCGGGCGAGACGGTGCATGTGATTGGCCATGTGGTGCCGGGCAAGGGCGTCAGCTATCGCGGCCGGCTGGCATGA
- the purN gene encoding phosphoribosylglycinamide formyltransferase has translation MTHRAVAILISGTGSNMLRLVESMQGADHPARPVLVLSNRPEAKGLKHAAALGVPTAVVDHRGRPKPEFEAEMDAALRDAGAEILCLAGFMRVLSADFIARWEGRILNIHPSLLPLFKGLDTHARAIASGMAVHGATVHEVIADLDAGPILGQAVVPILPDDTPDTLAARLLPAEHRLYPEALRRFAAGNRARFALL, from the coding sequence ATGACGCACAGGGCGGTCGCGATCCTGATCTCGGGCACGGGTTCCAACATGCTTCGGCTGGTGGAATCGATGCAGGGCGCGGATCATCCGGCGCGGCCCGTGCTGGTGCTGTCGAACCGGCCCGAGGCGAAGGGGCTGAAGCACGCGGCGGCGCTTGGCGTGCCCACGGCGGTGGTGGATCATCGCGGGCGCCCCAAGCCCGAATTCGAGGCGGAAATGGATGCGGCCCTGCGCGACGCGGGCGCCGAGATCCTGTGCCTCGCGGGCTTCATGCGCGTGCTCAGCGCCGATTTCATCGCCCGCTGGGAGGGACGGATCCTGAACATCCACCCCTCGCTTCTGCCGCTCTTCAAGGGGCTTGACACCCATGCGCGCGCCATCGCGTCCGGCATGGCGGTGCATGGGGCGACGGTGCACGAGGTCATCGCCGATCTTGATGCGGGCCCGATACTGGGCCAGGCGGTGGTGCCGATCCTGCCGGATGACACGCCCGACACGCTGGCCGCAAGGCTGCTGCCGGCCGAGCACCGCCTCTACCCCGAGGCGCTGCGCCGCTTCGCCGCCGGCAACCGCGCGCGGTTCGCGCTGCTGTGA
- a CDS encoding TfoX/Sxy family DNA transformation protein, producing MSEPVHAIRNIGPKSVEGFARAGLHNAEDVREIGADAAYARLIASGTRPHFIGYYALVLGLQGRHWNDIDPEEKAALRLRFDAIVGGSKPDHPSALEAELDRLGVVDRPGR from the coding sequence GTGAGCGAGCCGGTCCACGCGATCCGCAACATCGGGCCGAAATCGGTCGAGGGCTTTGCCCGCGCGGGGCTGCACAATGCCGAGGATGTGCGCGAGATCGGCGCGGACGCGGCCTATGCGCGGCTGATCGCTTCCGGCACGCGGCCGCATTTCATCGGCTATTACGCGCTGGTGCTGGGGCTTCAGGGCCGGCACTGGAACGACATCGACCCGGAGGAAAAGGCAGCACTCCGCCTGCGCTTCGATGCGATCGTCGGCGGCAGCAAGCCTGACCACCCGTCGGCGCTGGAGGCGGAGCTGGATCGGCTCGGAGTGGTGGACCGGCCGGGGCGCTGA